One Glycocaulis abyssi DNA window includes the following coding sequences:
- a CDS encoding extracellular solute-binding protein, translating to MSERLRYGLVGAVIATLGLAACGQPEQDSVVNVFSARHYASDQEVFRAFTEETGIRINLVEASGDLLIERVRADGERSQADVIITVDAGRLHRAEQAGLFQPAGDLGGMLERVPDTLVHPDNLWFGFATRARVIVYARDRVDASEVQNYADLARPEFEGRVCVRSSSNVYNQSLVAGMIAEDGAEAAESFARGIAQNLARTPQGGDTDQIRAVAAGECDVAIVNHYYLGRLLNASDSADRAVGEAVGIVFPDQGRGGTYVNVSGAGLAASAPNPEAARALLAFLLSERAQRAFAELTNEFPADPSVSYDNTVLEGFAGFQARDLNVNALGENGAEAQRIFDRVGWP from the coding sequence ATGTCAGAACGCCTCCGTTACGGCCTTGTCGGCGCCGTCATTGCCACGCTCGGCCTTGCTGCCTGCGGCCAGCCTGAACAGGACAGCGTCGTCAACGTGTTCTCCGCGCGCCATTACGCCTCCGATCAGGAGGTGTTCCGCGCCTTCACCGAGGAGACCGGCATCCGCATCAATCTGGTCGAGGCAAGCGGCGATCTGCTGATCGAGCGGGTGCGCGCCGATGGCGAGCGTTCGCAGGCCGATGTCATCATCACGGTGGATGCCGGGCGTCTGCACCGGGCCGAGCAGGCGGGCCTGTTCCAGCCCGCAGGCGATCTGGGCGGCATGCTGGAGCGGGTGCCCGATACGCTGGTGCATCCCGATAATCTCTGGTTCGGCTTCGCGACCCGCGCACGCGTCATCGTCTATGCGCGTGACCGCGTGGATGCGTCCGAAGTGCAGAATTATGCAGACCTTGCCCGCCCGGAATTTGAAGGCCGGGTGTGTGTGCGCTCCTCCTCCAATGTCTATAACCAGTCACTGGTTGCGGGCATGATCGCCGAAGACGGCGCGGAGGCGGCGGAAAGCTTCGCGCGCGGTATCGCGCAGAATCTCGCCCGCACCCCGCAGGGCGGCGACACCGACCAGATCCGCGCCGTGGCAGCTGGCGAGTGCGACGTTGCCATCGTCAATCACTACTATCTTGGCCGTCTGCTGAACGCCTCGGACAGTGCCGACCGCGCCGTGGGCGAGGCTGTCGGCATCGTCTTCCCCGATCAGGGCCGGGGCGGCACCTATGTGAACGTGTCGGGCGCGGGCCTGGCGGCCAGTGCACCCAACCCTGAAGCTGCGCGCGCGTTGCTGGCCTTCCTTCTGTCAGAGCGGGCCCAGCGCGCCTTTGCCGAGCTTACCAATGAGTTTCCCGCCGACCCGTCTGTCAGCTATGACAACACCGTTCTTGAGGGGTTTGCCGGTTTCCAGGCGCGTGATCTGAACGTCAACGCGCTGGGCGAAAACGGCGCTGAAGCCCAGCGCATTTTTGACCGGGTGGGATGGCCATAA
- a CDS encoding phosphoglycolate phosphatase produces MASNDLCTPEGARRLKERIEAYWKERGYDVTVDLVDAGFMPAMRSARTDVRSNLVNGMPRPANDRGENRRSA; encoded by the coding sequence ATGGCCAGCAATGACCTTTGCACGCCTGAAGGCGCGCGCCGCCTGAAAGAACGTATTGAAGCCTACTGGAAAGAGCGCGGTTACGACGTGACCGTTGATCTGGTGGATGCCGGCTTCATGCCCGCCATGCGGTCTGCCCGCACCGATGTGCGTTCCAACCTGGTCAACGGCATGCCCCGTCCGGCCAATGACCGCGGCGAGAACCGCCGCAGCGCGTAA